One stretch of Candidatus Baltobacteraceae bacterium DNA includes these proteins:
- a CDS encoding ABC transporter permease: MTFLATLRLAGQALLRNRVRSILTMLGIIIGVAAVIVTVGIGVGARNSVQAQINSLGSNMLIVMPGSLNQGGVRTGNGGASTLTPADGMAIAQLPGVAAVSPEVNSRTQVVANGNNWQTTVTGVAPTFQFIRSWPTTSGSFFTQSDVDSAAKVAVLGQTVVQNLFPTTSPVGQTVLIGNVPYTVVGVLSSKGQSGVGQDQDDTVLIPYTASMERMTGQTSVGMLLVSAADPSQTDAVQTEITGLLEQRHRIVAGRPDDFQIRNLQDIAATASQTGNILAVLLAGVASVSLLVGGIGIMNIMLVSVTERTREIGLRMAVGARNSVILRQFLIEATVLATAGGAIGALLGGIATVGVSMTAGWATSVPPASVALAIGFSALVGIFFGYAPARRAAHLNPIEALRFE; this comes from the coding sequence ATGACATTCCTTGCAACGCTCCGTCTTGCGGGCCAAGCGCTCTTGCGCAATCGCGTCCGCTCGATACTCACTATGCTCGGGATCATCATCGGCGTCGCAGCCGTTATCGTAACCGTAGGCATCGGAGTCGGTGCACGAAATTCAGTGCAAGCTCAGATCAACTCGCTCGGCAGTAACATGCTGATCGTTATGCCCGGCAGTCTCAATCAAGGCGGCGTGCGGACCGGTAATGGCGGCGCATCGACGCTGACGCCTGCCGACGGTATGGCGATCGCGCAGCTGCCGGGCGTGGCAGCAGTCTCACCGGAAGTCAACTCGCGCACGCAAGTCGTAGCCAACGGCAACAACTGGCAGACGACCGTGACGGGCGTCGCGCCGACGTTCCAGTTCATCCGCTCGTGGCCAACTACGTCGGGCTCGTTCTTCACGCAATCCGACGTGGACTCGGCTGCAAAGGTCGCCGTCCTCGGCCAAACCGTCGTGCAGAATCTCTTTCCTACCACCTCACCGGTTGGTCAAACCGTACTCATCGGGAACGTTCCGTACACGGTCGTTGGCGTGCTCAGCTCCAAGGGCCAGAGCGGCGTCGGACAGGATCAAGACGACACGGTCCTCATTCCGTATACCGCCTCAATGGAGCGCATGACGGGTCAAACCAGCGTCGGAATGCTGCTCGTCTCGGCGGCGGATCCGTCGCAAACCGATGCGGTGCAGACTGAGATCACCGGATTGCTCGAGCAACGGCATCGCATCGTCGCGGGCCGTCCGGACGATTTCCAAATTCGCAACCTGCAAGACATTGCGGCAACGGCCTCGCAGACCGGAAACATTCTCGCGGTTCTGCTTGCTGGAGTCGCTTCCGTTTCGCTGCTCGTTGGCGGAATAGGAATCATGAACATCATGCTCGTTTCGGTCACGGAACGGACGCGTGAGATCGGCTTGCGTATGGCCGTCGGCGCCCGTAACTCGGTGATCTTGCGCCAGTTCCTCATCGAGGCGACCGTGCTCGCGACCGCCGGCGGCGCAATCGGTGCGCTGCTCGGCGGCATCGCGACGGTCGGTGTATCGATGACCGCGGGTTGGGCGACGTCGGTTCCTCCGGCGAGCGTCGCGCTCGCAATCGGCTTCTCGGCGCTCGTCGGTATCTTCTTCGGATACGCGCCGGCGCGCCGCGCGGCGCATCTGAATCCCATCGAGGCCCTGCGCTTCGAATAA
- a CDS encoding aminotransferase class I/II-fold pyridoxal phosphate-dependent enzyme has protein sequence MNVPLRYQINGEGSNAIASSIEREIRDGRLTPGVKLPTVRALAKELQRSHGTIAAAYRILQTRGVIVSDGRRGTIVRPAPPVFRSVGKLEVAGDLENLADGNPDPALLPRLTTALRAVPKEPVLYGGPAHDARLMERAARAFKSDNVGYSAIAVLGGALDGIERALAANLRAGDEVAVEDPIYPAHLDLLGALGLTPIPVPLDEHGMLPDRLAAAIRRGARALLISPRAQNPTGAAIDAKRQVDLLATIAQAENLFVIEDDHAWLVAGAPYRSLTPKRERWFVVRSFSKPFGPDLRIAIASGDPATIARIKGTQQLGVGWVSNILQSTALALWGDPAVMRAIDQARASYAARRGMLIAALAQVGIDVSIPSGLNCWIPVADESATLAQLRDAGYACAPGTRFRIETPPAIRATIARLSNRAATGFAAALAQSRHTSSATRST, from the coding sequence GTGAACGTACCATTACGATATCAGATCAACGGCGAGGGGTCAAACGCGATCGCGTCCAGCATCGAACGGGAGATTCGTGACGGCCGCTTGACGCCGGGCGTAAAACTGCCGACGGTACGCGCCCTCGCAAAAGAACTCCAGCGCAGTCACGGCACTATTGCGGCTGCTTATCGCATTTTGCAAACGCGCGGCGTCATCGTTTCCGACGGACGCCGCGGAACGATCGTACGTCCGGCGCCCCCCGTTTTCCGCAGCGTTGGAAAACTCGAGGTCGCGGGCGATCTCGAAAACCTTGCCGACGGAAATCCCGATCCGGCGCTTCTTCCGCGCCTAACGACCGCGCTTCGCGCCGTCCCCAAGGAGCCGGTCCTTTACGGCGGACCGGCGCATGATGCGCGTTTGATGGAACGCGCCGCGCGCGCGTTCAAGAGTGACAATGTCGGATACAGCGCGATCGCCGTGCTCGGCGGCGCGCTCGACGGCATCGAACGCGCCCTTGCCGCAAATCTTCGCGCGGGCGACGAAGTCGCGGTCGAAGATCCGATCTATCCCGCGCATCTCGATTTGCTCGGCGCACTCGGCCTGACGCCAATTCCCGTTCCGCTCGACGAACACGGCATGCTTCCCGATCGTCTCGCGGCTGCGATACGCCGCGGCGCGCGTGCGCTCCTCATCTCACCTCGCGCGCAGAATCCGACCGGCGCCGCCATCGATGCAAAACGGCAAGTGGATCTGCTTGCAACGATCGCGCAAGCCGAGAATCTGTTCGTAATCGAAGACGATCACGCATGGCTTGTCGCCGGCGCGCCGTATCGAAGTCTAACGCCGAAGCGCGAACGCTGGTTCGTCGTTCGCTCGTTCTCAAAACCATTCGGTCCCGATCTCCGCATCGCGATCGCTTCCGGCGATCCCGCGACGATTGCACGGATCAAAGGGACACAGCAACTCGGCGTCGGCTGGGTCTCAAATATTCTGCAATCGACAGCGCTCGCGCTCTGGGGTGATCCCGCCGTCATGCGCGCTATCGACCAGGCCCGCGCAAGCTACGCTGCGCGTCGTGGGATGTTGATCGCCGCACTCGCGCAGGTCGGAATCGACGTCTCGATTCCGAGCGGGCTCAACTGTTGGATCCCCGTCGCAGACGAATCCGCAACGCTCGCCCAGCTGCGAGACGCCGGTTATGCGTGCGCTCCCGGAACGCGCTTTCGAATCGAAACGCCGCCCGCGATTCGCGCCACGATCGCGCGTCTTAGTAACCGGGCCGCCACCGGATTTGCCGCCGCCCTTGCGCAGAGCAGGCATACGAGCTCGGCAACTCGCAGCACCTAG
- a CDS encoding ABC transporter ATP-binding protein, whose amino-acid sequence MTPVVQVTNLVKDYPMMDHTVRALDGVDLSIEQGEFVAVMGPSGSGKSTFMHIVGMLDRPTGGIYHFEGREVSSLSTDDLADTRSNRLGFVFQAYNLLPRTTAVENVELPMVYAGVDPQLRRAAALEALGLVGLAHVANHQPSQLSGGQQQRVAIARSLVNNPGLILADEPTGALDTKSSEDVMALFSRLNEERGITILLVTHEPDVAAHAKRIVTFRDGKILSDRPVLSQEAALR is encoded by the coding sequence ATGACACCGGTCGTACAAGTGACCAATCTGGTCAAAGACTATCCGATGATGGATCACACGGTGCGTGCCCTTGACGGCGTCGATCTTTCGATCGAACAAGGAGAGTTCGTCGCCGTCATGGGTCCATCGGGATCCGGTAAATCGACCTTCATGCACATCGTCGGCATGCTGGATCGTCCGACTGGCGGTATCTACCACTTCGAAGGACGGGAAGTCTCGTCACTATCGACGGACGACCTCGCGGACACACGCAGCAACAGGCTCGGGTTCGTGTTCCAAGCCTACAATCTGCTTCCGCGAACCACGGCAGTCGAAAATGTCGAGCTTCCCATGGTGTATGCCGGCGTCGATCCACAACTTCGGCGCGCGGCGGCACTTGAAGCGCTCGGGCTCGTCGGACTCGCGCACGTCGCAAACCATCAACCGAGTCAGCTCTCCGGCGGTCAACAGCAGCGTGTCGCGATCGCGCGATCGCTGGTGAATAATCCGGGATTGATTTTGGCCGACGAACCGACCGGGGCGCTCGACACAAAATCTTCGGAAGATGTCATGGCGCTCTTCAGCAGGCTCAACGAAGAGCGCGGCATCACGATCTTGCTCGTTACGCACGAGCCTGATGTGGCCGCGCACGCAAAACGCATCGTGACGTTCCGAGACGGTAAGATTCTCTCCGATCGTCCGGTCCTCTCACAGGAAGCAGCACTACGATGA
- a CDS encoding pyridoxamine 5'-phosphate oxidase family protein: MQTRLRVRRHPERGVYDREPIYAILDEGMIAHVAFVDVESPVVIPTAFGRDGDSIYLHGSAAAQWCKRMSEGVPVCVTVTLTDGLVLARSTFKHSMNYRSVMIFGAAQLVSNIEEKLHGLECIVEHLVPGRSREARSPNENELKATSVVKLSLEEASAKVRTGGPLDDRGDFERLVWAGVLPMRTAYGTPIPDAAVTPIVGVPEYVLTYKR, from the coding sequence ATGCAAACTCGGCTGCGCGTCCGCCGTCACCCCGAGCGCGGCGTGTACGATCGGGAGCCGATCTACGCAATCTTGGATGAAGGCATGATTGCGCACGTCGCCTTCGTCGATGTCGAGTCTCCGGTCGTCATTCCGACCGCCTTCGGACGCGACGGCGATTCCATATACTTGCACGGCAGCGCGGCGGCGCAGTGGTGCAAGCGAATGTCGGAAGGCGTCCCTGTCTGCGTGACCGTGACCTTGACCGACGGTTTGGTCCTGGCGCGCAGCACGTTCAAGCATTCGATGAACTACCGTTCCGTGATGATCTTCGGAGCGGCGCAGCTGGTGAGCAACATCGAGGAAAAGCTGCACGGCCTGGAATGCATCGTCGAACATCTCGTCCCGGGACGTTCACGCGAAGCGCGGTCGCCGAATGAAAACGAGCTGAAAGCGACGTCCGTCGTGAAGCTCTCACTCGAAGAAGCGAGCGCGAAGGTCCGCACCGGCGGCCCCCTCGACGATCGCGGTGACTTCGAGCGCCTGGTTTGGGCCGGTGTGCTGCCGATGCGAACGGCCTACGGTACGCCGATTCCGGATGCCGCGGTGACGCCTATCGTCGGCGTTCCCGAGTATGTGCTAACCTATAAACGCTGA
- a CDS encoding FMN-binding negative transcriptional regulator, translated as MYIPKHFIVDDPDWIRSFMRANAFATLVTTLRGELFATHLPFLYDPKPAPLGRLRAHMARANPHWQSFGDSGQLVIFTGPHAYVSPTWYKTDAAAVPTWNYTAVHVYGKAKIVDDPSDVRELLRTLTDREEAGMNPRYTVEDVDKEYFEHMARQIVAFEIPIVRIEAKAKLSQNRTPEERRRVADTLGGDLKALMEEISL; from the coding sequence ATGTATATTCCCAAGCACTTCATCGTTGACGATCCGGACTGGATCCGTTCTTTCATGCGAGCGAACGCGTTTGCGACGCTCGTGACGACGTTGCGTGGCGAGCTGTTTGCGACGCATCTGCCGTTTCTCTACGATCCGAAGCCCGCGCCGCTTGGCAGGTTGCGCGCTCATATGGCGCGAGCGAATCCGCATTGGCAGTCATTCGGGGATTCGGGGCAGCTCGTGATCTTCACAGGCCCGCACGCGTACGTCTCGCCGACGTGGTATAAAACGGACGCCGCGGCCGTGCCGACCTGGAACTATACCGCGGTTCACGTTTACGGAAAAGCCAAGATCGTCGACGATCCATCCGACGTTCGCGAGCTTCTGCGGACGCTGACCGATCGCGAAGAGGCCGGAATGAATCCGCGCTACACGGTCGAGGACGTCGATAAAGAATATTTCGAACACATGGCTCGACAAATCGTAGCGTTCGAGATTCCCATCGTACGCATCGAAGCCAAGGCAAAACTGAGCCAAAACCGCACGCCTGAAGAACGGCGTCGCGTCGCCGACACGCTTGGCGGCGATCTCAAAGCACTGATGGAAGAGATCAGTCTTTAA